Genomic DNA from Lactuca sativa cultivar Salinas chromosome 8, Lsat_Salinas_v11, whole genome shotgun sequence:
GGCTGCACGTCACAAAATATATCGCCATTTACaggttttaatattattatttattatttattcatttccaaaaattaaataataatgtattaattaatttattagggGGTACAATTTCATCCAGAGAGCATTATTACAACCGAAGGCAAGACAATTGTTGGTAACTTTATTAAACTCATAGAGACCAAGGAAGAAGAAGCTCAAGCTATTTCTAGAAATTAAATTTGGGAAAATTTAATAACTTTAAGACTTCagagcctttttttttttttttcaaagtacaTGATTTTGACATTTTGGTATTCAAACTAGGAAGATTAAGTTTAAGGGAGTTTTTTTATACATTATTTTGCTTATGTTATAGATTTTATAACTTGTTGGGAAAACATATGTGAAGAGGTGACATTTGAAATTGGGATTTtggtacttttttttttttatttattgttttcaGTAATTCACTTTATGTTGCTAGTTTTGACAAGAAACATGATCAATTAAAAGGAATTTGTTTGTCATTATTACATAGTATGATTATAAAATATGGTAAATGGAACAAATAAAAGTGGGACAATAATATCTTGTAGTCTAACAAACATTGCGTAACAAAgagatatataattaataattttcaTGTAGTTATTCTTATTGAATGTATTCATATTGATGAATTGCATTAGAAGGGTTACATTCGTTTGAATCTAACAAAACCAATATTAATGTCATATGAATCTATATGCAATCAGCAAATATGATGAAAACTTGATACAAACACAAAATCGAATGGAAATACACATTTGAATCTGTAGTCATGATACATAAGAGATATAAAGAACAAAAAAGATGTGTTAACATCtcaacatgatttcaaatcaaatCTACTCAAGTTAACACCATTCTTTACTAAAACTATATCATCAAGAATAATTTCATATAAAGTCGACAGCTTTTTCAAGATTTTCAACATACCAATCTCTCTCACTTGCTCTTCACACTAACTCCATCTTTTCCGGCGATGATCACAGCGGTGGTCATATCCAGAAACAACCCATGTTCCACCACCCCTTCAAAAGCCGATATCTCCTTTCCAGCAGCCCATGCATCCTTAATCGGAGTCTTGAAATACAAATCCACAATGTAATTCATGTTATCAGTAACATAAGGCTTTCCATCTCCATCTAATCTCAATTTCGCATCACACCCTTCCGATTTGAACAAATCTTGCAGACGAACCAGATTATACTTCCAACAAAACTGCACCACTTCAACAGGCATTGCTAATCCGCTTCCACCTAAACCAGAAACAAGCTTCGAATCGTCGACAACCACCACGAATTTGTCGGATGCGGCTTCCACCATTTTTTCACGGAGGAGGGCGCCGCCTCGGCCTTTGACTAGATTGAGATCAGGGTCGACTTCATCTGCGCCGTCGATTGCGAGGTCAAGTTTGGGATGATCGTCGAGGATCGATAAGGGGATCCCGAGGGAAGCGGCTTGTTCTTGAGTTCTTTTTGATGTGGGTACGCCGACAATGTCTTTGAGTTCGCCGGATGCGAGGAGTTCACCGATTTTGGATACCACAAAGGCGGCGGTGGAACCGGTGCCGAGTCCGAGAACCATCCCGGAGCTGACGTACTCTACGGCCTTATCCGCGGCGAGTTTTTTGAGATCGTCTTGGGTTAGTGGTTGGACAGGGGATGGGGCGGAGAAGGCTTTGATGGAGAGATATCGAGGGGAATTGAAGGTGACAAGGCGGGTGGAGGTGGCGATTGCGGCATTGTTGTGGTGGCGGAGAAGggaggaggagagaggaggacGGGAGAGGAGGGAGAGGGAAGCCATGGTTGACGGGAAGGGGTAGGTGGGTGTGGTGTTGGCTCACTCAACAATGGATCTCTGTCTATCCGATGATCGATCAAGTGTTTGTGTTAGGCTGCCATTGATTTGTCGTTTCTACTTTCTAATCAAAACAAAAGCTTGGTTGGGTTTGTTTTGAAAGGATGAGCCTTTTTTGTCCACTTTCTTTCAAGAATGCAATTTTTAATTTAGCCACAAAGTTTTGTTTTTTCATGATCATATCCCTTTCAAGAATGCAACTTTCAATATAGCAACCAAACTTCCCAAAAATGATTGTATTAGTTTACCAGACATTTAAGCCATAAAATTCAAGCTAGTTTAAAACTTTTTTAGACATTcaaaaaaccattatttattacaaaatgttttcaaaatagtttcttgttagagtatcccagaatcagATCATAAAAATGTGAGAAAGTGCACAATCACgcattcgccttcccgcgatcatctgaagtacttgaaacaaaatcaacaactgtaagtccgaagcttagtaagttcccccaaaataccaataccatagaatcataatcatatcacaacatgcatatagagtctacagATCACTGGATTGCCCTCACCGAGCCtgcagtctatctggcccactcttagaaccttcagcatgtctggtccgcccaccTGGGCTTCAatctgtctggaccgttctccgggccttcggcctgactaatATGCCCCTAGCGTCAGCAGTCTATCTAGTccgccctgggtctgttggccttcagcacaaaacaagtccgcctcaacccaacccctcatatacaatcaacacatatacatatatagaacGCTAGCTAGCATATGTAAACactcaaaccgatctaacagatcactaatcatagcatcatcatatataccaggataccgacctaacaggtcactaacataacatcatcctatataccatgataccgacctaacaggtcactaagcatatcatcatgtaATAAACCTGGATATAAATCAGAacagggccgacattggtgccttcgaccctgttagtatagcgaggacaactcacctcacaatgtcgatcGGAACTGAAATATCAAACTCCCGAAACACGACTCCAAACACcaacacctacaaccaccaatgatccaattccataaatacccaaattaccaaaataccctcagaagtcaaactggtcaacccttagtcaaagtcaaagtcaacagtccatgttgacccaactcgtcgagtgcagtctATAGATACGTCAAGTTCCTTCAGAACATAGAAAGTCGCGAATTCCccagtcaactcggcgagttaccgagtaactcgtcgagtccatgcaacaTCCAGAATTATCGGAAAACCCTGACCAACTCGTGGAGTcatcttactgactcgctgagtccatgcagAAACCAGAAACGagaaatcttcatccgactcgtcgagttgcccacggaactcgttgagtcccttcagtCATTTTCTTATTCAGTCGCTTTTAAGCAAAACCaaggctccaaattgtagattTTGCCTCCTTGGGTATAGTTACCAcgtaagttgcaaactttacatgcatgcaagaccttaaatgccaaaaccaagctaaggaaagaagaggcctttagatcaatcaatttatcaaacaataacagtaaataagaataagaggaattcacgaagaaaagctttcactaagaaggataatctcacaaagagattatcgtgtgcacaaagcaacgattagggtttgtgaaaggcgtgaccattcacaaacctatacaagagattatatactgctattctagacaatccctacaaatcagggatatgccaACTAACTAATTTatgctaactatggaaacaagataaatacaaaatctgttacaatgcactgaaCAAACTAAACACGCTGAGCTGCTCAAACGCTGATGCTGATACTGAGATATACGCTGATGCTGagatttatttcaaacatcatcatatttcaaggtttgaccttacaatctcccccaatatgatgatgttcaaaactaaCTAAGTTAAAACACCTCTGGACAAGaactcttcatactcagcttcagcctctatttttactggccagtaaggactatccagcaactcctgtcttctaTTCAGCAGTTCCATACCAATAAGAATGTGAAACTCTCCTAagagatcttgatgactcatgcacatttgccttaagccaacgAGATGAGAGGTTGGAGCCTTTGGGATCTCAACAGTTTGCTGAAAAcacatctttctgtttttatcgagatagaacatcccgtgttcaggaaCTGAGATAAATTTATGCTGAACCGGGTCAACACTGATAGGAAGAGAATTATTTATTCCACCAGCACCAAAGTCCAGAACCAACACATCTTCACTATCAACTTGAAATTTGGTTTTTCGAGTTCTAGGAACAGATGACCTTTGGCCTTGATGCtgaggtcgttctttaggaacaagatccaaacgttgaactttcttgatcagcagatgaagagcACAAGTCAGTTCAGAGGTgtgagctgaggtttgcttggatgccaattcgagtaattccatccattcagaatatccatatttgatcagctcatctctcttgacaacttcagtgtatgaatgcagaggaccttgacgagtgatcagcaacgTAAGAATTTTCTCATTGCGTGGTTTGGAAGCTTTAACTTTGATGATCTTATCACCACACACTCGTCGATTAAGAACATCTTCAAacctctttcgatcaatccggtCAAGAACACTATCAGTCTTAGGCTTACAGCTGCTAAGAGAAGGCTGAGAAGATTGAGATTTGGACTGAAATTCAAAGaatttctgcatctgagcttcaaaagatccTTTGGCCTGAAGTTTATGCTGAATAAGAgtttcatcagcttgagcaatgttctttagaagctgagcttgattagcttcatcaagaatttgcttaacttgatcaggagacatgttccattcagccgCAAGATTTGATATACTGACTATGGACTTGGGTTTCTTGCCAGGCAGAGaagtatcagtttgagaatgagccaagtcagtatctgctaTCTTATGCTTTCGAGATAGCGAATGAGAATCTTCACTGGCAACGTGCGAATCTTCTCCTTGGACCGGAATAATGGGATCAGCAACAAGATCGACTGATTTCATGTCtggcctttgagattcattatcaaGATCATCTGAATCTTCTTCTTGAGCTGGAATAAGAGGATTAATGAAGTTCATATCCagtatttgacattcatcatctggttcatcatcatgctcactatcttcaACCAGCTTATCAGTAGCTGCTGGACTATTATGCCCCGCAGAGTCAGACTCATGCGTCGGCTTTGGTGATTCAGGCTGAACAATTTCGGTGTCTCTCTCTTTTGGTTCATCATCAGCATTATCATCAGCATCAACATTGTCTCTCTCTTTTGGTTCatcatcagcatcagcatcagtatctccccctttcTGAGCATCATCAGATTGGGGACTAGAGGGAGGAGTATGCAGGAGAACCTCCTTTAGCTGATGAACATCAGCCTctttgaaatatgatgatgtttgaaataaatctCAGCATCAGCGTATATCTCAGTATCAACATCAGCGTTTGATCAGCTCAGCGTGTTTAGTTTGttcagtgcattgtaacagattttgtatttatcttgtttccatagttagcgtaaattagttagctggcatatccctgatttgtaggtattgtctagaatagcagtatataatctcttgtataggtttgtgaatggtcacacctttcacaaaccctaatcgttgctttgtgcacacgataatctctttgtgagattatccttcttagtgaaagcttttcttcgtgaattcctcttattcttatttactgttattgtttgataaattgattgatctaaaggtctcttcaattggtatcatagcaggtttctcttatcaaacaaatggcttcatcttcttcttcatcgaactcatcaaatcatccctccgctaaaattcctccttttgatgaaacaaattttgctatgtggaaaataaaggctctatatgctttagagtcagtagatgaagacatgttggacattgtcgaaaagggtccatatgtcccaatgtatcagcctctgaaaaacaacgttcctgatggtgccgtgaagaaaacacctagagaaaactggacggcagatgacaaaagaaaaaatggtctagatgttcgtgctcgtgccACAATCAGCTATGCTCTGCCATACAACATTTTTGGGCTagttcaaaattgcatctcagcaaaagagatgatggatactctgactgtatcttttgaaggcactgaagaagtcaaggctactcaaataaatgatcttaaccgaaggtatgaacattttttttgctaagaaaggtgaaaccttgactcaaacctttaacagattcaatactcttgttaatgatcttcggagattagatcagttgaagcatagaactgttctagtgcagaagtttttggaCTCTTTGGGTGCAGGTTAGAAgaaccatgttgatgtgctgaaaaatagtgagaagatcaactctatggacttacaaagtctgtatggaaatctttgatactatgaggaatccaagcttcaaagaaaggagctgatgaaagattctcagcgtgaatcatctgtagccttgttctcaaacaaaaaactagtgtcagattcagacactgatagccattcagacactgattcctctaaaactgacactgatgatcttgaaaaggttgtggctagtgcagctttgattgtaaagacctttgagaaatcaggccgcaacttctcaaagtttcagaagaagatgggtggaaagttttcaaaaagatcagaagctgataaaaagcatggtactgataagaaagagaagactcaatgctttaactgtgggagcactgatcattttgcaaaggaatgtaaacaaaaaaacaaggctcggatgaatactggaagcagaagtacaacaagctgattgagaagctgaaagcagagaacttggaacataaagttcttgttgctgaagaagaaaaatggaagactgatgaggagtcatcagatgatgaagtcaagtgtctaaTGGTAAAGATAGAAGACACGGATGTTTCTGAAAAAGGCAAAAGTACATTTGatgctgatatgtctgatgctgtTGAAAATTCCAGGAAGTACAACACtgactcttcttcaatgtaccaagttaaaaactttgtttcctattcaatgaatgaaaaaatcaaaatgtttgagtatttgggcgtcattaattctaagaagaatcaaacaataagagatttgcaaaatcaaattgatcttcttgaaactgatatatccatgaaaaataacattattgagTCCACTCAGGAAGATCTTAGAATCACTAGTTTGTCAAACTCATTTTTGTCTACTGAAATTGACAATGTTAAagatcttttgatcaaagaacaaactgtgcttcatacttgggcaaaatctcacaaaaatgataattatattatttctgctcaaattccacattcatgcgagaaaattcttgggggtaattttgcagaagctgaaaaagtttttaaatcacaagaaaaagaatctaagttttattccatgaatgagatgaaaaacaatttcaaaaataagtttgtcagtaactcttttattaatcagagtttaattgatgaatactgtgttactaactctaatggtattactgagtgtaatgttgaaattatcggaattgatccaacctcttaccctacacatcttgtaagaccaactccactcactgagaatattattgcctttcctatctcaaatggagtgtttcatgctgttcatgaacaacttaatCATTTTCCTGACTGCAATGCAATTGTGAACGAGTCCAAATCAGACACTGATGATAGCTCATCATCTATCACTGATCATAATCTCTCTGACACTGAATTCAGTTGTGATTCAATAATGAACAAAAGGACACAAAGCTCTCTTGGTGAATCTTACAAGTCAAAATGTGTTAATTCAAAAAAATTGATCACCAAGAggaactttggtactagagtttgttacagatgtggtgatacctctcataagattagtgaatgttcatttgataaatcatctttaagagctgataatattaaagttagaaatgaaaaatggatttttaagtcaaattctttaaactgtcttcctaaggagtgttataatctGTTATCAAATatctttgtgaatgacccatcctcaaatgggtcagtgtgttctaactagttcctcagcactgcagggtcaggagcatctttggtacttagatagtggttgctcaaggcatatgacaagatcaaagtctctcctggaagattatgtcaagaaaactggtcctgcagtaacttatggagacaatggaaaggggttcactaaaggatatggaaatatcaaatgcaataacgtggcttttcaaaatgtttcatatgtaaagggtctcaaacacaaccttaactccatcagtcaattgtgtgatgctgactatgaagttcactttacaaagaaggaaggtagagttgtcaacactgacaagaacatcgtactttcagcaagtagaaaagatgatatatatgttcttgacatgttctcGAGTGACAAGGCGCTGATGCAAtgcttctttacaaagtctcagacgaatcttagctggatttggcacaaaaggttctctcatctgaacttcaagaaccTATCTAAATtatccaatcaagatctagttagagggctcccaaaattcagcattgtgaaagacaagatgtgctcagcttgtgaacaaggaaaacaaaccaagtcctctttcaaacccaagtcatgttccagtatatcagtccctcttcatttactccacatggacttgtttggacctattcctgtccgttctctaggtggaaataagtatactctagtggttgtggatgagttcactcgatttacatgggtggttttcctgaagaagaaaagtcatgctgcacaggaaattatttcactgattcgtaaaaatgagacactgacaggtctcaaagttaagcaactaagaagtgatcatggtactgagttccgaaattcaactcttgaagaattttgtgatcataaaggcaTTGGGCAAATCTTCTCAGCTCTtcgtactcctcaacaaaatggagttgctgaacgaagaaatagaacactgattgaggcaggaaggaccctgatgatccatgctggtcttcctatgtcattttgggctgaagctgtcaatacaaCGTGCTTTACTtagaatcgatctctaattcacaggattcacaagaagacaccatatgaaatgctgaaagatcgaaagccagacgtatccttttttcacgtgttcggatgtatttgttatattctaaatcagcgtgacccaagatccaagtttgaacctaaggctgataaaggtatttttgttggatattcatctatttcaaaggcttttcgtgtttttcatgtgaacaggcaatgcattgaagaatccattcatgtgaagtttgatgaggaatcatgCACTGATGAGAAAGTCATTCACTCTTCctctatttttcaagagcttctctcttgccCATTTGACAAAGTTCCTCTTGCTGGAGATAAAGCTGATATTTCTGATTCTATCGTTCCAGCTCCATGTTCCTTGAATCAAGATTCTGCGGCCAGATCGTCAAATAATTCATCAGGTGCTGATGAAATCCTTGAAGCTGAAGATTC
This window encodes:
- the LOC111904403 gene encoding probable ribose-5-phosphate isomerase 3, chloroplastic codes for the protein MASLSLLSRPPLSSSLLRHHNNAAIATSTRLVTFNSPRYLSIKAFSAPSPVQPLTQDDLKKLAADKAVEYVSSGMVLGLGTGSTAAFVVSKIGELLASGELKDIVGVPTSKRTQEQAASLGIPLSILDDHPKLDLAIDGADEVDPDLNLVKGRGGALLREKMVEAASDKFVVVVDDSKLVSGLGGSGLAMPVEVVQFCWKYNLVRLQDLFKSEGCDAKLRLDGDGKPYVTDNMNYIVDLYFKTPIKDAWAAGKEISAFEGVVEHGLFLDMTTAVIIAGKDGVSVKSK